The Lewinella sp. 4G2 nucleotide sequence TTCTCCTTCGCTTCCTCGATCTTCTTGCCTTCCCGGAGGTCACGGATCAGGTTCTCCATCTCCTTATTGTACTTCGCTGTTTCGGCGAGGGCCTGTTCCTTGGCCTCCAGCTTTAGTCGTTTACGGCGGACCTCCATGTTCTTGTGGAGTTCTTCGTAGGTGCGGGTCAAAGCATCAAGGGTCTTCTGCTTCTGTTCAAGGTTGGCGAGCATTTCTTCGGACTCCGCCTTCTCGCGTTGAAGGTCCACGAGTAGTTGGTCGACGGCCCGCTCATTCTTACCCGCCTTCTTGCGGGCATACTGTAGGACGCGACGGGGTAAGCCGGATTTCTGGGCGATCTCAAAAGCGTAGCTCGATCCCGGCCGGCCAATTTTCAACTCGTAAGTTGGAGCGAGGGTCTCCGTATCGAAATGCATCCCACCATTGAGAATTCCCTTCGCTTTGTACGCGTAGATCTTGAGGTTGGAGTAGTGGGTGGTGATGACGCCAAACACCTTGCGGTAATTCAGGCTGTCGAGTACCCCTTCGGCGATGGCGCCACCAGAAGTCGGATCCGTGCCCGAACCAAATTCGTCGATGAGTACCAACGACGTATCGTCCGCCGCCGCCAAAAACTCCTTAGCGTTTTTCAATCGAGAGCTGTAGGTGGACAGATCATCTTCAATACTCTGCTGATCACCAATGTCGGCAAAGATCTTTTGAAAGATGCCCATTTCTGATTCGCTATCCACCGGCACCAGCATACCGCACTGCAGCATCAACTGGAGGATACCGACCGACTTCATGGAGATCGATTTACCACCTGCGTTCGGCCCGGAAAGCATCAGGATGCGATTCTTCCCGGTCAGCTTAAGATCAAAGGGAACGGTCTTCTTGCCGTACTGCTTATTCTTGAGGTAGAGGATTGGGTGGCGGCCCTCGATGATTCCAATCCGCGGCTTCGCATCCAGCTTGGGCCGTTCGGCTTTAAGGGACTTGGCCAGCTTTGCCTTTGCCTGAATGACATCGAGGTAAGCGATGAGATCCTGGTAAGATTGAATATGGTCAACGTATGGACGCAGCGTCGCCGATAACTCCCGCAGAATCCGGTTGATCTCCCGCTTCTCTTCTTGCTGGTAGTCGAAGATGTCGTTGTTGATTCCAATCACTTCGTTAGGCTCGATGTAGGCCGTTTTTCCCGTGGCCGATTCATCGTGAATTATACCCCGGATCTTGCGCTTATTCTCACTCGGTACCGTCAGGACCCTGCGACCATTCCGCATACTCTCGACCGTATCGGCCAGGTAGCCGGCCCGCTTGTACTTTTCGATGACCTGGCGGAAGGTCTTCTCCACTTCCCGTTGCTTGGAACCGATCAGCCGACGGATCCGCGCTAGTTCGGGGGATGCGTCAGACCGGATGACACCCTCTGCATCGATCACCCGCTCAATGGCTTTGGATAGTTCTGGTTCGTAGTGGACTTCCCGGACCAGATCGTAAAGCGTCGGGTAGGTGCCGCGCAGGCTGGAACTTTCAAAGTATTTGAAGATCCCCTTAGCCTGCAACAGCAGCACGTTCAACTTGGCAAGACCGGTCTGACTCAACACGTAACCTTCCACGCGCAGCATC carries:
- a CDS encoding endonuclease MutS2; translation: MTLLPRDTYEKLEFDKILELVEANCTGDIGRAIVRNLEPSTKFRQINRWLDETAEFKTGSDERNMFTIGAYEDVEEELRMLRVEGYVLSQTGLAKLNVLLLQAKGIFKYFESSSLRGTYPTLYDLVREVHYEPELSKAIERVIDAEGVIRSDASPELARIRRLIGSKQREVEKTFRQVIEKYKRAGYLADTVESMRNGRRVLTVPSENKRKIRGIIHDESATGKTAYIEPNEVIGINNDIFDYQQEEKREINRILRELSATLRPYVDHIQSYQDLIAYLDVIQAKAKLAKSLKAERPKLDAKPRIGIIEGRHPILYLKNKQYGKKTVPFDLKLTGKNRILMLSGPNAGGKSISMKSVGILQLMLQCGMLVPVDSESEMGIFQKIFADIGDQQSIEDDLSTYSSRLKNAKEFLAAADDTSLVLIDEFGSGTDPTSGGAIAEGVLDSLNYRKVFGVITTHYSNLKIYAYKAKGILNGGMHFDTETLAPTYELKIGRPGSSYAFEIAQKSGLPRRVLQYARKKAGKNERAVDQLLVDLQREKAESEEMLANLEQKQKTLDALTRTYEELHKNMEVRRKRLKLEAKEQALAETAKYNKEMENLIRDLREGKKIEEAKEKAKQLREKRESVGKQVSDLREDIYYAPTTKEEEPIKEGDFVRLRAGGATGQVEKIDRKRATVIVGDLRLQVKLRDLEPAKDQLTVRREKSVSSSLGAAATFSNKLDVRGMRYEEVLATTEAFVDNALMANADQLRIVHGKGSGTLRRAVRQKLKEYNHNFSLSHPPREAGGDGVTIVDL